The following DNA comes from Chitinophaga nivalis.
TAATCATGAGTACCAGCAGCATGGTGATCTGCTGATCAATAGTCAGGTGCATACCATAAGCCTGGGCTATAAACAGGCTGGCAAAGGTCATATACATCATAGAACCATCCAGGTTAAAAGAGTAACCCAGCGGTAATACAAAACTTACGATACGGCTATCACATCCGAATTTTTCCAGTTCTTCCATGGTGCGGGGGTAAGCCGCCTCACTGCTGGCAGTGGCAAAAGCCAGTAACAACGGATCTTTAATATGTTTCAGTAATTTAAATACGGGTTTACCTAAAATCAGCCATCCTACCAATGCCAGTACTATCCACAGGCTGAATAAGCCGCCATAAAACTGTACGATGAATTTACCGTAGGTAATTAATACACCAGGCCCTTTGATGGCGATGATGGCAGACATAGCGCCAAATACAGCAAATGGTGCGAAGTTCATCACAAAGCCGGTTACTTTCAGCATGATGTGCGCCACGCTATCCAGTAACTTGACAACCGGCATCGCTTTTTCGCCGATGGCAGCAGCGGCTACCCCAAAGAAAATAGAGAATACAACGATCTGTAATATTTCATTGGTAGCCATCGCACTGATCACGCTATCCGGTACCACGTGGTGAAAGAAGCCTTTCAGGGACATATCTGCCTTGGCAATTCCCGTTGCGGCATGTGCATCCGGCAACGGTAAATTCAGCGATACCCCTGGTTGCAGGATGTTTACCAGCACCAATCCCAGGAACAATGATACAAAGGTTGCACTGATAAACCACAACATCGTTTTACCGCCAATACGGCCTACTGCTTTGATATCGCCCAGCTTCGCCACCCCCACTACCAGGGTGGAAAATACCAATGGAGCAATGATCATTTTAATGAGCCGCAGAAATATATCAGTAAGAATAGAAATTTTATCGGCGAATTCCTGCGCGAATCCGGGGGTTTTAGCATCTGCATTGCCATAGAGGAGGAATACGGCGTAACCGGTGCCGATACCAACTACCATGGCTATAAAAATATATAATGTCAATACGTTTGATGATTTCTTCATGCAGAGCCGGTATTTCTTCTTTAAAAAATTTAATAATGTATGTTGCTAATGGAAAATTTCCCAAAAATAAGGTTAAGCAGCTAAAAACGAACCTGAGCGGGCAAAATAAAAGTAATCGTTTATAATTTAGATATTATATTTGGCGACCGACAACCATCAACAACAAACTAAACTACCTTAACACGTCAACCACAATAAGATTGCTATGAGCAAACTCTTTGCTAAAAAACAACTCTCTGTTTTACTCTCCGAAGCATCAGACTCAGAAAAAGGACTCAAGCGAACGCTGGGTGCCGGTTCTCTGATTGCCCTCGGTATCGGCGCTATCATTGGAGCCGGTTTGTTTGTAAGAACAGCGGCAGCTGCCGGACAGCATGCCGGACCCGCTGTCACTATTTCCTTCATCATTGCCGCTATCGGATGCGCACTGGCAGGATTATGCTATGCAGAATTTGCCTCTATGATCCCTATTGCCGGTAGTGCCTATACTTATTCCTATGCTACTCTGGGAGAATTTATTGCCTGGATCATCGGTTGGGACCTCGTGCTGGAATATGCATTAGGCGCCGCTACCGTAGCTATCGGGTGGTCGCAGTACCTCAATAAACTGCTGACCAATGTTTTCCACATTACCATTCCCTATGAATGGTGTCATAGCCCATTTGAGACCTCCGACGCCGGCGTACAGGGTATTATGAACGTACCATCCCTGTTTATCGTGCTGGCGCTTACCTTATTGCTAATCCGCGGTATAAGCGGTTCTGCTATTGTGAATAACATCATCGTTATCACCAAAGTTGCCATTGTGTTGCTGTTTATTTTCCTGGGATGGCAGTTTATCAATCCTGCTAACCACACGCCTTTCACCATTGCAGCTGATGCCGGCACGGTAAAAATGCACAATGGTCAGATCGTGGATTACTCCCGCTTCTGGAATCATGGCTGGCCGGGTGTACTACGGGGAGCCGGGGTGGTATTCTTTGCCTTCATTGGTTTTGATGCCGTTTCCACCGCTGCGCAGGAAACCAAAAATCCGAAGAAGAACATGCCTATCGGTATCCTGGTATCGCTGGCTATCTGTACCCTGTTATACATTCTCTTTTCCTTTGTACTGACAGGTATCGCACCTTACTCCGACTTCCTGAAAGCAGGTGGTGAAGCATCTGTAGCGTATGCGATTGATACTTACATGCCTGGTTACCAGTGGTTATCTACCTTTATCACAGTGGCTATCCTGGCGGGATTTTCTTCCGTTATCCTGGTGATGCTGCTGGGTCAGACCCGCGTATTTTACTCTATGAGTAACGACGGACTGGTACCGCCTGTATTCTCCAAACTGCATCCGAAATACCGTACACCGTACCGTTCTCAATGGATGTTTTTTGTGTTTGTATCCCTGTTTTCCGGTTTCATACCTGACAACGTAGTAGGCGACATGACCAGTATCGGTACCCTGTTTGCCTTTGTACTGGTATGTATCGGCGTTATTGTGATGCGTAAGAGCAATCCGGAGGTTCCCCGTTCTTTCCGTACGCCGCTGGTGCCATTTGTTCCTATCCTGGGGGCACTTTTCTGCTTAACCATGATTATCAGCCTTGGACTGGAAAACTGGGCCCGTTTATTTGTATGGCTGGGCATTGGTTTCATTATATACTTCGGTTATAGCGTGAAACACAGTAAAGCCCGTAAAATGTTGGATAAATAATTAATTATATATCTTACAGCAAGGGGGAAAGGCGAAAATGCATTCATTTTCACTTTTCCCCCTTGCTGTTTTCTCACTTATACAGAATCTCTTATTTTTGCGTTCTGAATTTACAAGTCACCTATAATTATATACCTCTCAAAATGGGAAGAATATTTGAAGTAAGAAAATCGACCATGTTTGCCCGCTGGGATAAAATGGCCAAAGCATTCTCGAGAATTGGAAAAGAAATAGCCATTGCGGTAAAGGCTGCAGGCCCCGACCCCGACAACAACCCTGCGCTGCGCCGCTGCATCCTCAATGCGAAGAGCGTAAACATGCCTAAAGACCGCGTAGATGCGGCCATTAAGCGTGCGATGGGCAAAGACAAGACCGATTACGAAGAAGTGGTTTATGAAGGGTATGCACCGCATGGTGTGGCCGTTATCATAGATACTGCTACTGATAATACTACCCGTACTGTAGCCAACCTCCGTATGCACTTTACCAAAGGTGGCGGTAGTTTGGGTAACAGTGGTTCCGTAGGTTTCCTGTTTAACCGTGTAGGTGAATTCAAAATTAAAAATGCCGGCCAGGATATAGAAGAGCTGGAACTGGAACTGATCGACTTTGGTTTGGAAGAAATCGGGGAAGACAGTGAAGGCAATATTATCATCCGGGCAGCCTTTACCGAATATGGTAACATGGCCAAAGCGCTGGAAGATAAAAAGCTGGAAGTGATCAGCTCTGAGCTGAAACGTATTCCTACTACCACTGTGGAGCTGAATGATGAGCAGGCGAAAGAAGTGCTGGAACTGGTAGACCGCCTGGAGCAGGACGACGACGTACAGCAGGTTTTCTACAATCTGAAATAAGGTTATCTTTTTATAATATTACCACCAAACAAGAACGTCCGCCTATTACAGGCGGACGTTTTTGCTGATTGGAACGGTAAAATAGTTCCTGGCCTGGCTTTTACGCTTTGGCAATCATGTGGGTTCGGTCCAGTTCATTGATAATGAACATGAGGCCTTTTCCATGATAGGTTTCCAATTTTACGGAGGGATCTTGCGCAATGTGCTTGCGTAAACGGGTGAGGTAAACGTCCATTACCCGTTTTGTAAAGAAATCGTCTTGTCCCCAAACGCTGTTGAGGATCTGCTCCCTTAACAATTTCTTATTTGAATTTTCGCAGAGGAAGCGAAGGAGTTCCGCCTCTTTTGGGGCCATACGAACATGGGCTTCAGAATCTTTATGTCTGATGTTGAATTGAGTATAGTCAAAAACCAGGTTACCCATGGTATATACGATCCGCTTTTCGCTCCGGAGGAGTTTACTGCGTTTCACATATACTTCTATGCGATAGATGAGTTCCTGTACATTAAAGGGCTTGGTCACATAATCATCGGCGCCGCATTCAAAGCCCTGCATTTTGTCCTGCTCCATATAGCGGGACGTCGTAAAAATGATTGGAATATTCTCATCGATGGAACGGATATCACGCGCAAGGGTAAAACCATCTTTTTTCGGCATTACCACGTCGAGTAAACAAACGTCGTAGATACTTTTCTGAAAATGATCCCAACCGTCTTCACCGTCTTCACAAAGGGTTACATCATAACCAGCTCGCTCCAGTTGTCTTTTCACAACCTTCGCAAAGAACTGATCGTCTTCCACGAAAAGAATGCCTGTTTTCATATTGCGGGTGATTTTGGATGATTGAATCTCAGCAGTTAGTTAATACATAAGTTATCAGTTAAATGTAATAGGCAACAAAAGGGTGATCGACTCCGAATTTTCATGATGTGCAACGATAAGGTAACCCGAGGGACCGACTAAATTTGATTTGTTGTCATTCTACATTCTAATAAACAGGTTTTAACAAACGGCGGGGTATCTCTCCGTAAAAAAAATTTTACCCGCTCCGTTTTAATTCACCACATGCCGGGTCTGACCCGCTAAAAACGCCCTCACATTATCAATGGCCGTCATCATCAGCCGGCTTCTGGCATCGCGTGTAGCCCAGGCAATATGCGGAGTTATCAATACACCGGGCGCCGTGATCAACGGATTATCTGCCGCCGGTGGCTCCACCGATAATACATCCAGTCCGGCGCCGGCAATCGTACCTGCTGCCAAAGCTGCCGCCAGATCCGCCTCCCGGATCAAAGGTCCCCGGCTGGTATTAATTAAGAACGCACTTTTTTTCATGGTAGCCAGCAACGCGGCATTGACAAACTCCCGGTTATCCACATTCAACGGGCAATGCAGCGATACGATATCCGCCTCCCGGAAACAAACTTCCTGGCTCACAAACGCCACTCCTGCCATCGCGTCCCGCTCCGGATACTTATGACTCACGATTACCTTCATGCCGAAAGCCAGCGCTATACGGGCCACGGCCTGCCCTATCTGCCCGAAGCCGATAATCCCCAGCGTCTTGCCATCCAGCTCTGTCAGCGGCGCTTTCCAGTAGCTGAAATCTATGCTGCGCGTCCACTCCCCTGCCCGTACACTATCCGCATGCAGGCCTACCCGGTTGCATAATTCCAGGATGAGCGCAAAAGTCAGCTGGGCCACCGACGCCGTACCATAGGCCGGTACATTGGTCACCGGTATACCCCGCTCCCGCGCTGCCGCCAGGTCTACCACATTATATCCTGTAGCAATAACCCCGATATATTCCAGCTGGGGCAGCTCCCGGATGGTTGCTCCACTGATCACCGATTTATTCGTTAACAAGATATGCGCATGTTTCGACCGTTCCGGTACCAGGTGTTCCGGTGTTCTGTCGTAAATCGTTACGTTACCCAGCGCCTCCAAAGACGACCAGTCCAGGTCACCGGGGTTTAAAGCAAATCCGTCCAGTACAACAATGTTCTTCATCCCTATTTTTTTGGCGATAAAATTAGGCCTATAATATTATGCGTCATAACAAATTGTATTAACGGTGGGCGTGTCTTATCATCCGATTGTCAATTTATGATAGCCTGCTTACACACCTTGACTGCCCGCTGTCGGACCTTGACTGCCTGTTTACACCGCCTTACTGTCAGTTTACAACCCTTGACTGCTTACTGACATTTCCTTTCTGTTTGCTTACACTGCTTGACTGTCAGTTTACATGACTTGACTGCCCCGTTACATCCTGTTTTTTACAATTGACAAGGCTTGTTTAACCGTTGACAAGACTGGATAAACAACTGACAACACTTGATTTATTTTTTTGGTGATGTTAATTAATTATTGATATTGCGACCGATCGTTTGCACGATATTTATTTCCTGCCTACCCCAACTTTCTGAGCAAATCACATAAGAGAAACTGTACACACTATATACAACCCTCAATGATTTATTTATCCTTTTAAGAAAAACCACATGAACCGTAGACAACTCAATGTACTCAGCATGTTCCAGGCAGTACTGTCCCACCTGGACCAATTCCCTGCCACCTGGCAGCCTATCGCGCCGGCGGTACCCTTGATAGCCGGTTTCCGGACCAACGTTGCTGAGCTACTTACCCAATCTCAGTTGCAGGAGCAACACAACACTGTCGGGCACACCCAAAACAAAGATCAGCACTTCGACAAACTGCGCGACGCCATGCACCAGCTCAGTCTGAAAGCACGCGCATACGCCAAAAGCGATTCTTTGTACGTCATGCTCCAGGATGTAGATTTCCCCTACTCCGCCCTGGAAAACACCTCCGAACAATTGCTGCTGCAACGCGGCGCGCGTATTGCGCAGCATACCCGGCAGGCATTGCCCTCCCTGGAACCTTATCAGGTAACAGAAGCGGAAATCACGGCCCTCGAAAAACTTATCGCAGAAGCCGCCCCACTCGCCCCGCAACGTAACGTCATTGCGGGCTCCAGGAAAACTGCTACCAGCACGATTCCTGAAATTATTAATGCAGCAAAAGAAAAATTAGACATTCTCGACGACCTAGTAGAAGGACTGGTGACCGACGTCACCTTTGCAGAAACGTATTTTAACCTGAGACGAATTAACGATACACCCGGCAGGAATAATTCCAAACCCTCCAAAGACAATTGATGGTTGGAATATAGGTGTATAGTTTCGGAGACGGCGATGTGAGAGCATCGCCGTTTTTTCATTTATGAACTTTTTTAATTCACAAATAGTCTCACCTCTTATACTCCCTGTAGTACTTTAGTTCGATAATGGTGAATATCCATTTTGAATAACTTTTCCCGTTATTTTCGATAGAAAAATTTCCCTATGAGCAAAAAATTCTTGGTAGAAGTCACCTCCCAGCATCCCTCTTCTAAAGGCAAATTATTACTCTCTATCTTAGGTGAAGAACCTAATGACGCAGCTATATTCGACACCCTCCCCGGCGTTAACAGAAAACGTAGAGGGCCTTATCATTATGAACTCCGGTTTGGATATACCAGTTCAAACGCCGATGTATTAGGCTACAAAGCAAAATACCTGCGTACCACCGATCAGTTAAAAGAATGTATCAAAGTGCTGGCAGCACAAGTGTCGTAATTTTTTTGAGAGAAATATTTTTTATTCTGATGAAAAATAGTAACTTCAAAACAGCTTCCTCAGCTAACTTTGTATCCATGTAACTTTGTTATTTAATGCACATTTGAATACCTGTCCCACAAGGTGTTTCAAATGTTTGCTGCTTGTTGTTTGTTCAGATGTTTGATGTATAATGCTTGGGGACTTTTGCTTTGCTTTATGTTGCTTTTGGGTTTTTAAAATTTGTAATTAATCAGGATGGCTTACCTATTATATATTTTGATGTTTATTTGGTGTGCTGTTGATTGATTGCAAAAAAAGAGAACTTCATTCTTGTTTCTACATTATGGTGAGTTGATGTTGTTGTTGATTGGTTGCAAAAAAGGTAGAACTTCATTATTGTACTTTGGGCAACATAAATAATATCTGCTGTTAATTGGTTGCAAAAAGGTATAGCTTCATTGCAGAAAAAGTGTGTTCTTGTAACTATATTGCTGTTGATTGGTTGCAAAAAAGGTATAACTTCATTGTAATATCTGTATTTAGGGTTTTAATCACAGCTGTTGATTGGTTGCAAAAAAGGTATAACTTCATTCCAATGCATCCGGCCCAGCTGAACTGTCCCGCTGTTGATTGGTTGCAAAAAAGGTATAACTTCATTCATCCCGTATATGACTCCTGCATCATATATGCTGTTGATTGGTTGCAAAAAAGGTATAACTTCATTTGCCACCGCCCCGGATAATTTCGTGTTCTAGCTGTTGATTGGCTGCAAAAAAGGTATAACTTCATTATTTTGTGCGTCATTTGTTTCCGGATATCGGCTGTTGATTGGTTGCAAAAAAGATATAACTTCATTGCAGAAACAGGTACACCTTTTCCGTATTTCGCTGTTGATTGGTTGCAAAAAGATATAACTTCATTACTTCATTCACATTATCGGCGACCGGCTTGGCTGTTGATTGGTTGCAAAAAAGATATAACTTCATTGTGGTAGGATTTGGCTGCAGTATCTTTGCGGCTGTTGATTGGTTGCAAAAAAGGTATAACTTCATTGGGACTTTGACAATCCAGTATCGCAGATCAGCTGTTGATTGGTTGCAAAAAAGGTAGAACTTCATTCCTATTGTCTGCTATGTATGAGTAATCGGGCTGTTGATTGGTTGCAAAAAAGGTAGAACTTCATTCGATGTCTCCTTGAAATTTCCGACGTTTCCGCTGTTGATTGGTTGCAAAAAAGGTAGAACTTCATTAACTGTTTGCTGCTGCCTTCTTCGCCTATCGCTGTTGATTGGTTGCAAAAAATGTATAACTTCATTTTACTGGTAACTGGGAAGACATTGCTGTCAGCTGTTGATTGGTTACAAAAAAGGTATAACTTCATTAGAAGATTATCCATGTTATCTTTCACATATGCTATTGATTGGTTGCAAAAAATGTATAACTTCATTTTTTATACACCATCTGTTTGATGCCGCCCGCTGTTGATTGGTTGCAAAAAAGATATAACTTCATTAGTATTTCACTAATCCGCTGAAAGGTAAAGCATTACAGTAGGTTTTTCGTTGAAAAATCTACTGTAATTTGTCAAAAACTCATTAAAATTCTGCATTTTTTACTATCCTATCAGAAAAGCTCCAGTTGTGTAGGGGCAGGTGAAAAACTGTTCGCAAGTACTATAATAATTTCAATCTGATAAGTACAAAACCTCATAGCCATCATAAATTTATTCGAGGTAGTAAAGCCTAAAAAAGGAAAGCATTATTTTCCGAAATAAGATCAACTATTCAGCCAATACAGACAGTAAACAAAGACTTATAACACGGCATACAATACAATCTCACATCTCCAAACGAAAAACATAAACGTTCAAATATTCCCTTACAATTTTTCTCTCTATTATCAGATATTCAACACCTCTATTTTATATATTGGGAATAGAAATATGCTTTTTGCTATTAAATAATTGTTGTTTTCAATTGCTACTTCAAAGTATAAACAGTAGATTTGTTTATCAGTATAACCAGCTTATACTTGCCAGGTAAAGCCTAAATCAGCGTGACGACCAATAATGGGTTATCATAAGCATATTGTAAATATGCCGCCTTTAGGGTCTGGCTTTTTTTATACCCAAAACTTTTTATGCAAAGCCACATTTTCCTGGATGAAAGTGGTGACTTGGGCTTCAAATTCGACTCTCCCTATCGCGAAAGGGGCTCGCTGTTGATTGGTTGCAAAAAAGGTATAACTTCATTTAATGTAGGATTGCTGAATGCTGTCGGCTTGCTGTTGATTGGTTGCAAAAAAGGTATAACTTCATTCCTCGCTAGGTAACCACTTTTTCAGCGCGGGCTGTTGATTGGTTGCAAAAAAGGTATAACTTCATTTTAACGGCTTTTGTATGTAATGTTTTACAGGCTGTTGATTGGTTGCAAAAAAGGTATAACTTCATTATCTCATCGATGTGATCATTGATTCATAGTGCTGTTGATTGGTTGCAAAAAAGGTATAACTTCATTGGTATATTAAAAGCCTAAAAAATGTTACCAGCTGTTGATTGGTTGCAAAAAAGGTATAACTTCATTATAATCTGTTTCAGGCTGGTACCGGATCCTGCTGTTGATTGGTTGCAAAAAAGGTATAACTTCATTAGTATTTCACTAATCCGCTGAAAGGCAGACTATTACAGTAGGTTTTTCGTTAAAAAATCTATTGTAATTTGTCAAAAATCCATTAAAATTCTGCATTTTTTACTATCCTATCAGAAAAGCTCCAGTTGTGTAGGGGCAGGGGGTAACAATTGCTCAGTGGCGCCAAAGAAGTTAAGTATATCTCCATACTGCTTATCTGTAACTTTCAGAATACTGACATGTCCTTTTTGCGGAACCGCCTCCCGAACCCGTTTCATATGTACTTCTGTACTTTCTTCACTGGCACAATGACGGGTATAGATGGAGAATTGCATCATTACAAATTCATCCTTGATACACAGACGATAAGAACGCTCAACATACTATTGCTGTAACATGCCCCTGTGTTGCAGATTACCCAATACATCCAGCTTTACCTTCATCGGGTTTTGCAACTTCCAGGCTTTGAAGCTGCCGATACGTAACAACTCACTATCGAAACTCAACGTAGCAGCGGTCACTTTCCGGAATGTATAATCTCCCTTGGATATTTTTTGCACCCGGTATAAATG
Coding sequences within:
- a CDS encoding dicarboxylate/amino acid:cation symporter, which gives rise to MKKSSNVLTLYIFIAMVVGIGTGYAVFLLYGNADAKTPGFAQEFADKISILTDIFLRLIKMIIAPLVFSTLVVGVAKLGDIKAVGRIGGKTMLWFISATFVSLFLGLVLVNILQPGVSLNLPLPDAHAATGIAKADMSLKGFFHHVVPDSVISAMATNEILQIVVFSIFFGVAAAAIGEKAMPVVKLLDSVAHIMLKVTGFVMNFAPFAVFGAMSAIIAIKGPGVLITYGKFIVQFYGGLFSLWIVLALVGWLILGKPVFKLLKHIKDPLLLAFATASSEAAYPRTMEELEKFGCDSRIVSFVLPLGYSFNLDGSMMYMTFASLFIAQAYGMHLTIDQQITMLLVLMITSKGIAGVPRASLVVIAGTLSMFHIPEGGLVLLLGVDHLLDMGRSATNVIGNAMATAVVSKWENKNAGEIANATLTKV
- a CDS encoding amino acid permease; protein product: MSKLFAKKQLSVLLSEASDSEKGLKRTLGAGSLIALGIGAIIGAGLFVRTAAAAGQHAGPAVTISFIIAAIGCALAGLCYAEFASMIPIAGSAYTYSYATLGEFIAWIIGWDLVLEYALGAATVAIGWSQYLNKLLTNVFHITIPYEWCHSPFETSDAGVQGIMNVPSLFIVLALTLLLIRGISGSAIVNNIIVITKVAIVLLFIFLGWQFINPANHTPFTIAADAGTVKMHNGQIVDYSRFWNHGWPGVLRGAGVVFFAFIGFDAVSTAAQETKNPKKNMPIGILVSLAICTLLYILFSFVLTGIAPYSDFLKAGGEASVAYAIDTYMPGYQWLSTFITVAILAGFSSVILVMLLGQTRVFYSMSNDGLVPPVFSKLHPKYRTPYRSQWMFFVFVSLFSGFIPDNVVGDMTSIGTLFAFVLVCIGVIVMRKSNPEVPRSFRTPLVPFVPILGALFCLTMIISLGLENWARLFVWLGIGFIIYFGYSVKHSKARKMLDK
- a CDS encoding YebC/PmpR family DNA-binding transcriptional regulator — protein: MGRIFEVRKSTMFARWDKMAKAFSRIGKEIAIAVKAAGPDPDNNPALRRCILNAKSVNMPKDRVDAAIKRAMGKDKTDYEEVVYEGYAPHGVAVIIDTATDNTTRTVANLRMHFTKGGGSLGNSGSVGFLFNRVGEFKIKNAGQDIEELELELIDFGLEEIGEDSEGNIIIRAAFTEYGNMAKALEDKKLEVISSELKRIPTTTVELNDEQAKEVLELVDRLEQDDDVQQVFYNLK
- a CDS encoding response regulator transcription factor, which gives rise to MKTGILFVEDDQFFAKVVKRQLERAGYDVTLCEDGEDGWDHFQKSIYDVCLLDVVMPKKDGFTLARDIRSIDENIPIIFTTSRYMEQDKMQGFECGADDYVTKPFNVQELIYRIEVYVKRSKLLRSEKRIVYTMGNLVFDYTQFNIRHKDSEAHVRMAPKEAELLRFLCENSNKKLLREQILNSVWGQDDFFTKRVMDVYLTRLRKHIAQDPSVKLETYHGKGLMFIINELDRTHMIAKA
- a CDS encoding D-2-hydroxyacid dehydrogenase, which gives rise to MKNIVVLDGFALNPGDLDWSSLEALGNVTIYDRTPEHLVPERSKHAHILLTNKSVISGATIRELPQLEYIGVIATGYNVVDLAAARERGIPVTNVPAYGTASVAQLTFALILELCNRVGLHADSVRAGEWTRSIDFSYWKAPLTELDGKTLGIIGFGQIGQAVARIALAFGMKVIVSHKYPERDAMAGVAFVSQEVCFREADIVSLHCPLNVDNREFVNAALLATMKKSAFLINTSRGPLIREADLAAALAAGTIAGAGLDVLSVEPPAADNPLITAPGVLITPHIAWATRDARSRLMMTAIDNVRAFLAGQTRHVVN
- the cas2 gene encoding CRISPR-associated endonuclease Cas2, with the translated sequence MCIKDEFVMMQFSIYTRHCASEESTEVHMKRVREAVPQKGHVSILKVTDKQYGDILNFFGATEQLLPPAPTQLELF